The DNA region ACTCTGGCCATGGACCCTAATAAAGGGGGATCCCTCAGCAGtgctctgtctttccttctcaatgcctctctccccctttgaGACATCTCCAAATGGCTTTAGGGATCCCATGTgccctccaggacctgtgagGAATAGACCTGGTTTTGTTAGAGTTCTCTGATGGGTGCTGCTGAGGCCTGTCTTGCAGTCACAGTAAGAACCCAaggactggtgcagccacagcagaggctctggtcagggaagcatcAGTGGGAATGTCCACAAGCACAGGGCGCAGGGGGGTCCCTGGGCTTTCCTAGCGTGAGCATCCCTGTCAGTAGCCTGAGACTTAAAGGGAACAGTGTTAGAGTCCACATTATCAGGAACAGAGGTGAAGGAAGTGGTGAAACAAGATTGACAGACTCAAAGTGAAAACTGGTTTTGAATTCTCCTCTACAATAACAATAAAGTTATGTGTAGGGCTTAGTGGCCAAGTGTAGTTTCTTccataagagaaataaaagtcatgATTATTCTTTTGGTAAATCTAGGGAAAATTTACTTGACATGGTATaagtcatttgaaataaaattaattttaagaaatccaACATGTCCCATGTAAGATACAGAAATTTCCAGGCATTTGAGATCCACGTTTGGGGAAAAAGTAAGGAATGtatgaaaatggacaaaggagaAAACTGTCTGTGTATCAGAGCAGAAGCTTAATAAAGTGAGTTATTGAAATGTATGGAGAagttgaattattaaaaaaaaaaggaaattccaaGAATTAagtaggagaagcagattctACTTACACAACCTGATTGAAGAATGGCAATTCATGGTTCTGAGGCTGTGACCCTGCAATCGTGGGCACTCCTCCAGCCACAGGACCACTGACCCTTACATCACTGGAACCCCAATGATTCTtttcagagccctctttatgtctctgttcttcaggctgtagatgaaggggttcagcatgggggtgaccaccgtgtacatcaccgaggccactgcacttgcgtgcGAGCTCTGGGTAGCAGAAGAGCTAAGGTATACTCCTAGGctcgtacaataaaataaggagacaactgagaggtgagatgcacaggtggaaaatgctttatacttgccctgagctgatgagatcctATGTATGGAGGAACCTATCTTACAGTAAGAGTAAAGGATTCCAGCCAGGGGAGGACCAGCCAGCAGGACAGTTGCAAAATTTATCACCATGTCATTAAGAAAGGTGTCGGAACAGGCATGCCCAATGACCTGATTGAGTTCACAGAAGAAGTGGGGGATTTCCATGCCTGTACAGAAGGTCAGCCGTAACAACATTAAGCTCTGTAACGAGGAATTAAGAACACTGATaatccaggacaccagaaccagcagtccacagagctgggggttcataatgaccgtgtagtgcaggggctgacagatggccacaaagcggtcataggccatcacagtcaGGAGAAAATCATCCCAGCCTGCAAAGAGTAGGAAAAAGTACATCTGCATGATGCATCCTGCAAAGGTtatgactttgctctgagtctggatgttccacagcatcttggggacggtggaggaggtgaaacagatgtctgcaaaggacaggttggccaggaagaagtacatgggggtgtggaggtgggagtcagagctgacggccaggatgaggagcaggtttccacacacagtgatcaggtacacggagaggaaaagcccaaatattaGGGGCTGAAGATCTGGTttctctgaaaatcccagaagaagaaactctgaaattcCTGTATCATTGTTTGGTTCCATGTGGTGGACATaactacaaagaaagaaaagaaaatagcataaaaatattcaagtaattgggcttcatttatttatttagtatgttttttttcattttttaaacttttactttAAATGTCATTAGTTAACCTAAAGTGTCAATTTTGCTTCAAGTGAACAGTACAgtgagtgattcaacactttcatacaacacctggtgctcatcacaggtcccctccttaatccccatcccccatttcatccatccccctccatgtcccctctggtaaccaagaGGGTATTCTCTGTaggctgtttcttggtttgtctctttttctctcttttttctcctgggtttatttgttttgtttcttcaattccacatgtCTGAaatctctgactgacttattttgcttagcataatactctctagctccatccatgtcattgcaaatggcaagatttcattttgttttatgaatgagtaagatttgtgtgtatgtgtccacacacacacacattatatatatacacacacaccacatcttctttatccattcatctattgactaacacctgggctgtttccatagtttggctattgtagataatgctaaAATCATCCCAATGTGTGTTTCCCTTTGAAttcatattttgtattctttggttaaatacccagtggtgtgattgctggatcataaggtagtcctagtttttcactttttgaagaaactacataccgttttccagatggctgcaccagtttgctttcccagcAACAGGGCAAgagtgtttccctttctccacatcctcaccaacaactgttgtttcctgtgttgttgattttagccattctgacaggtgtgaggtgatactgcATATAGTTTTGATTAGGGGCAAATGGGCATTATTAACAGAGTGGCATgctctaatttatattttcctatcaaattatatatatataaaatattatttattatatatattataatatataaaatatatataatatttcctatcaaatttatattttatattataatttatattttcctatcaaattatatataatattatttattatatatataatatatatatataatatttcctatcaaattatatatatatatatatttgtgtagaTCTGATCCCATTTAAGGGAAGTGACCTGACATCTCTGATTAGGAATTCCTGTCCCTTCAGCCCTTTCCCTAAGAGGGAAGGTATTACAGTTTGAAAGAGAAATGCTTTCCTGTATTTGAGGAATATATGTTGAGTAGTGACATCTTCTAGACAAAGACCATAGGGTTCTGAGATACAAAAGTCCATACGTCGTTTGGGGAAATCCTtagtagtgcatttgctgggttgtagggtagctctgtttttaatgttttgtgcaagtccatactattttccagagtggtacTAGTTTACTCTCCTAGCAGCAATGCAagaggatcccctttctccacatcctcgaaaatacctgttttttcctgtgttttaattttagctattctgactggtatgagttgatatctcgttgtagttttgatgtgtatttccctgatgttgagtgatgttgagcatcttttcatgtgtctgttggccatctggatgttttctttgggaaaatgtctatgcataccttctgcccatttcttaactggtttattttgggggggggtgttgagtttggtaagttctttgtagatttcaTATTCTAATTCTTGatgagatatgtcatttgcaaatgtcttctcccatgcTGTaggttgcactactaggtatctacccaaaagatagaaaaataataatttgaagggatacatgtaccccaatgtttatagtggcattatcaacaatagccaaactatggagagagcccaaaaatccaccgactgatgaatggacaaagaagagtcggcgcatatatatatatatatatatatatatatatatatatatgcatatatatgcatatacatacatataaatgtatatatatataatggaatattacttagccatcaagaggaatgtaattttgtcatttgcaatgacttgCATGGAGGTAgagtgtatcatgctaagtgaaataagtcagtcagagaaagacaatttccatatgatttcactcatgtatggattttaagaaactaaacaaataatCAGAGTGGGAGATAAAAACTGAGGTAAACTAGGATACAAATtcttatctatagagaacaaactgagagttgctggagggaggtagatgggggatgggtgaaatagatgatggggatgaagaagggcactTGCAGTGATGAGCACCCAGGGTTTATGGAGGCGATGAAAtactgaattctacacctgaaagtAGTATTGCTCTGTgtgttaactacctggaattgaaataaaaacatggagGGGATAAAAGTCCATACAATTCAACGAtggagaaagaatatatataatgaattaaaaaataatataaaatatcagaCAGTGACAGGTGCtatgaagggaagaaaaggtaGGTATAAACAGAGTAGATGGGGAGGGTGCTATGTTTAATAGGATTTCAGGAAGTCCTGccaagaaggtgacattttaacaGAGGTTCCAGAAAGActgagcaggaagcaggaggaTATCTGGGGGAGGTGGTTGCcctgcagggaaagcagagcaaaggACATGCAGAAGGCACTTACTGCAGATCTGCAGATCTCAACATGCAGTCAGTGTGGTGAGGgaatgagcaagagggagagagaatagagGTGGTGGCAGAGAATGTTGAGGACCGAGGTGGCCCTCCTGCCACTGACGGGACTTCAGGACACAGGAGTCCTtccttcacatggtgttctttgCATCTTATTAATTGTGTTCCAAGGTGTTCTGTGAATAGAGATAGATCCCTTCCTTATTTCCATCTGTTGATTAATATTCTGGCATTTAAGGGTCACTAATTGGAGTATATGAACTCGGGTACCATTGCCCTGTGGACTGCTTATGCCCCAcaacacacaggtacacacacacacacacacacacacacacacacactcacacacagtacacacacagtacacacacacacacacacacacacacacacacacacactgtgcacTCTGACCTCCTAACACTGTTACTATCATGCTTTTCTCACCCCCAGCCACAATAATGTTGAAAGAAATGGTAAAAGGCAAACTGTCAACATCAAATTACCCTTACCCTGAAGAGTGTGTAAATggtacttaaattctagttagttgatgTGGAAACATGGGCTCCATTTTGATATGATCACATtgtggcccatttttaaataaacacaaaagaagctTCATAAAACATAGAAAGAAATGGACATGAGGGGTCAAGGAGATCTAATAAGCTCAGGGGGTTCCTGAGAGATTGTGATGAGCAGAAAGCTTCCCTGGTTCTGGCAGCATTCCAGCCCCAGTCCACTGCCCTGATGCCCAGAATAACtaagaaagcagaaaacaaacaagaatggAGAGCTGGTTTTATGCTGTGAGGATGTTTTCCTGATTGAATATCCCTCTAGGAAAATGTGTAGAGGGAATAAAGCTGCAATTTACAGGAGAAAATACAGGATGTACTACCCAATGTAGGACAATAGGAggggatttttaaagatgaaataataaaatatttttctgaatgatTATGAGGGCAAAACGTTTGGAGTCAGAAAACTAGGTTTTGAACATCAGATCTGCAACATATAAGATGTTTGATCTTTGAAGAGACGAGTAATCCATTCCAAATGTGACTATCCTCAGGCAGATAGTGGGGATAGCAGCACCCATCCTCCTGGGGTGGCAGACAGCGGTCATCACTACATGTAAGAAGCTTACAGCACAGTTCCTGCCTGTGAGTAATTGAGTTCTTTTCACTAGTGAACAGATTTGGCTgagttttctcctcttttcacAAATGTCTCCATTGTATACACACCCTCGGTAATGAAGTATTACAAAGTAAAGCTAGTTAGCATACCCCATTTTGCATACAAAACACAATTTCTCATGTGAATACTCACTGCGAGAGAAGATGCTGAGAACTGTATGTCTCAGGAACTGCTGTTGCAAGGGAGCAGCTACCTGCATGGGTCTGGAACTTTCTCTAAATACAGAACATACTCAAAAACAGCACATCCTAAAAAGGTCACTTCACAGATCTGCAAGCCAACTACTCCATTTTCCTGCTCCCCTCAGCTGCAGACTCCTTGAATATGTTCTAATGTCACTGGAACCAGTTTATGTCTCCCATTCCCTTCCTCTGTGGCATCCAACTGCCCTTCCATTCCCACCACATACTGTCAACAATGATGCCTGTGTTGCTGAGTCCAAAGGGCACTTCTCTTTAGAACAcattacataaattaattataaatgagtCTATCTCGTCTCAGGTGACCTCAGGTAAAAGTTCTCAGGTTCCATTCTCTCTGATCCTTTCCTGAAATACCTGCTGAGCTCTCAGACTCACCTGGGTGGGGTCTATAAGATGAAAGCCTCTGTGTGCAGGTCTGAATTCATCTCTAGATGGTTGATGATGGAGACAGAGCTCTGTTcccagacaggacagcaggaagcaGTGAAGATTGGGTCACCCAGCCAGACTTAGGAACACAAAATAACAACGATGTCCCGGCCAGTCCAAGGATTCACATGCTGACGTTCTAAAGCAGAGGAGATATTTACAACTCCCTGTGTCTGCTCACTAGGCGCTGTTTCCATTGTTACTCCCACCTCAGAGTACTCATTCCCTGCGGGCCACTGGTctggacagaaaggaaaatattcttaCGGATACTCTGTTCCTGGGAGACTAGAGTAGAAGTCAGGTAAATCCAGTTTTGTATTCCTCATTCTCATGAACTTGCCTGCCTTCCAGAGGTCTAACCTAGCACATCCCCTTAACCTTGAGAtgatattgaatttattttgattGTTTACTTTATCATTTATACCTTTGGGGTGATGTTAATAAACAAGCCATGTGTTCCTCTTTGTGTGTGCTTTGGGGAGAACAGTCTTAGTACTCAGGCTAGAGTCCGAAATAAATTTGCGTGATCCTTCAAAGTGAGGTCCTGTGAGTTGACACCAAATATATCCATGAATACATCTTAATAGGCACAGTAATGTCCCCAGAATATTTCCTCATCTTAACCTACAGAATCTGTGCATATGTCTTGTGTCATGACAAGGGAGAAGTAAGGTTGCCAATGGTATCAACATTGCCAGTCAGCTGACACTCGGGTAATGTTATTctgattatccaggtgggctcaATAGGTCACAGGGGTCCTCCAcctgtggaagagggaggcagaagactTGGAGTCACAGAGAGATTTTGAGGTGCTATGTTGCTGGCCTTGATGATAAAGGGAGGGCACATGGGTCAGGGAGTACAGGTGGCTCTAAAGCTGGAATAGGCAAGAAAACCTATTCTCCCCAGACCTTCAGAATGAACTCTTTCTGCAGGGACAGTGATTTTAGCCCAGGGGGACTTATTTcagtcttctggcttccagaactatcagaaaataaatgatttgttttAAGGAACAGCATGGCCATTTGTTGCAACCACAGTAGAAATCTAATCCAGACATTAATCCAATACACTTTGTTGAAGGGAAATGAATTCACCCTTGGaccttgttcatttttattctcttggatTAGGATATTCAGTATCGAAATCCTACTTCAAGTAGACAAATCTGAAGTCACTTTGGAGCTGCTCAGCTCCAATAGCTGGTACAGAAACTCTCCCGTGCCATGAGCCGAGCTGACATACAGACACTAAGGTAGAAAAACTGAATCCTTAAGGCAGTTTGTTCTATCTTAAATCTTGGTGTCCacatttttacatccttttaCCGTGTTGCTAATCTAAAtattcattgttttcattctttttaaaaatttatttatttatttatttatttatttatttatttatttatttattttttaaagttccatgatttattacttgcgtataacacccagtgccccatgcaatataaggagggcacgtattgcattctTTTCATTGTTatcctctcccactttctctcaaGTTTCCTTTTGAATTGAAAGATGGCCTAATAATGAGTCCACACTTGTGCATATGAGAGCCTAAGTTTActtcaaagaaaaatgtgtataaacacacacacacacacacacacacatcacactcCTCACTTTGAATATTTTTGTGGGGATCTACAAAACATGACCACACCTTTGTTTATTAGCCACAATCTCTTTGAAATTAGTCTTATTATCCCATGTTATCTTCAGAAAttagaaaaccaaggctcaggggcattaaattttttaattttttttttttatattatgttggtcaccatacagtacatccctggtttctgatgcgaagttcgatgattcattagttgcgtataacacccagtgcaccatgcaatacgtgccctccttactacccatcaccagcctatcccattcccccaccgccctcccctctgaagccctcagtttgtttctcagagtccatagtctctcatgcttcattccccctcctgattaccgccctttctttatccctttcttcccctaccgatcttcttagttctatgttccatagatgagagaaatcatatgataattgtctttctctgcttaacttatttcacttagcattatctcctccagtgccgtccatgttgcagcaaatgttgagaattcgttctttctgatagatgagaaatattcctttgtatatatggaccacagcttcttaatccagtcatctgttgaagggcatctcggttccttccacgatttagctattgtggacaatgctgctatgaacattggggtgcatatggccct from Ursus arctos isolate Adak ecotype North America unplaced genomic scaffold, UrsArc2.0 scaffold_14, whole genome shotgun sequence includes:
- the LOC125283796 gene encoding olfactory receptor 7A17-like; the protein is MEPNNDTGISEFLLLGFSEKPDLQPLIFGLFLSVYLITVCGNLLLILAVSSDSHLHTPMYFFLANLSFADICFTSSTVPKMLWNIQTQSKVITFAGCIMQMYFFLLFAGWDDFLLTVMAYDRFVAICQPLHYTVIMNPQLCGLLVLVSWIISVLNSSLQSLMLLRLTFCTGMEIPHFFCELNQVIGHACSDTFLNDMVINFATVLLAGPPLAGILYSYCKIGSSIHRISSAQGKYKAFSTCASHLSVVSLFYCTSLGVYLSSSATQSSHASAVASVMYTVVTPMLNPFIYSLKNRDIKRALKRIIGVPVM